In Lotus japonicus ecotype B-129 chromosome 5, LjGifu_v1.2, one genomic interval encodes:
- the LOC130720788 gene encoding uncharacterized protein LOC130720788 isoform X2, whose product MYPRVKVRVPEQKDFVYPQNDSGTWMILKYIESLNYKEEKNQSNCSQSISKDTKSCPQYRPIRSTPSTKGILKSSKRVGESPKQNARASSVMRPRAVLSSPDNDELVGIMNDLNNNVSSTQRKKDTRGKIESPAKDLCNNVKLGKTKVSKETIL is encoded by the exons A TGTATCCAAGAGTGAAAGTGAGAGTCCCAGAGCAAAAAGACTTTGTTTATCCTCAAAATGATAGTGGAACTTGGATGATCTTGAAGTACATTGAGTCCCTTAACTACAAAG AAGAGAAGAATCAGAGCAACTGTTCACAATCAATTTCAAAAGACACCAAGTCTTGTCCTCAATATAGACCAATCAGATCCACTCCTTCAACTAAAG GAATATTGAAGAGTAGCAAACGAGTTGGTGAGAGTCCAAAGCAAAATGCGAGAGCTAGTTCTGTTATGCGTCCACGTGCAGTTTTATCTAGTCCAG ATAATGATGAATTAGTCGGAATTATGAATGACTTGAACAACAATGTATCCTCAACTCAGAGAAAGAAAGACACAAGAGGGAAGATCGAATCTCCAGCTAAGGATTTGTGTAACAATGTCAAGCTAGGAAAAACTAAGGTTTCAAAGGAAACAATCCTGTAA
- the LOC130720788 gene encoding uncharacterized protein LOC130720788 isoform X1: MILGNFVDMYTRTSISYTIMYNLKLFSEVYPRVKVRVPEQKDFVYPQNDSGTWMILKYIESLNYKEEKNQSNCSQSISKDTKSCPQYRPIRSTPSTKGILKSSKRVGESPKQNARASSVMRPRAVLSSPDNDELVGIMNDLNNNVSSTQRKKDTRGKIESPAKDLCNNVKLGKTKVSKETIL, translated from the exons atGATTTTGGGTAATTTTGTAGATATGTATACCAGAACCAGTATATCTTATACTATTATGTATAACCTTAAGCTGTTTTCTGAAGTGTATCCAAGAGTGAAAGTGAGAGTCCCAGAGCAAAAAGACTTTGTTTATCCTCAAAATGATAGTGGAACTTGGATGATCTTGAAGTACATTGAGTCCCTTAACTACAAAG AAGAGAAGAATCAGAGCAACTGTTCACAATCAATTTCAAAAGACACCAAGTCTTGTCCTCAATATAGACCAATCAGATCCACTCCTTCAACTAAAG GAATATTGAAGAGTAGCAAACGAGTTGGTGAGAGTCCAAAGCAAAATGCGAGAGCTAGTTCTGTTATGCGTCCACGTGCAGTTTTATCTAGTCCAG ATAATGATGAATTAGTCGGAATTATGAATGACTTGAACAACAATGTATCCTCAACTCAGAGAAAGAAAGACACAAGAGGGAAGATCGAATCTCCAGCTAAGGATTTGTGTAACAATGTCAAGCTAGGAAAAACTAAGGTTTCAAAGGAAACAATCCTGTAA